From the genome of Pseudomonas sp. FP453:
TTTAGGCGCTCGCGCAGCGGATCGCCCTTGCGGACGGCGATGCCGATCTTGTCGCTTTCTACAACCGGGTCGCCCTTGAACTCGTAGGCGGAACCGTCTTTGCTCTTGAGCCATTCGTACTGCACGTACTTGTCGGCGAGCATGCCGTCGAGGCGGCCGGAGATCAGGTCGAGGTAGGCGTTTTCCTGGGTGTCGTAGAGCTTGGCGGTGGTGTCCGGCAGCTCGTCTTCCAGGTAGGTACCGGCCAAGGTCGCGCGTTGGGCGCCGATGATCTTGCCCTTCAGGTAACCGGCGTCGGTCTTGAAGTCCTTGGTGGCTTTCGGCGCGATGAACTGCAGCTTGTTGGAGTAGTACGGGTCGGTGAAGTCGACGGCCTGCTTGCGTTCATCGGTGATGGACAGCGAGGACACCAGGAAGTCGAACTTCTTGGCGTTCAGGGCCGGGATGATGCCGTCCCAGTCGGACACGTACACTTCGCACTTCTCGACTTTCATCTTGGCGCACAGGGCGTCGCCGATGTCCTTGTCGAAGCCCACGACGTTGCCGCTGGCATCTTTATTGTTGAAGGGCGGGTAAGCCGCTTCGATCCCCATCTTCAAGGTTTCTGCCATGGCCGTGGCGCTGAACGCCATCGAGACGGCCGCAGCCAGAAGGAATTTTTTATAGTTCTGCATGCATGTTGCTCCGTTAGCGGTTGCTGGACATGAATTGTTTGCAGCGCGCCGAAAGCGGGTTTTCAAATACCTGCTGTGGCGATCCTTGCTCTTCGACCAGGCCCTGGTGCAGGAACACCACTTCACTGGACACCTGACGGGCGAAGCCCATTTCATGGGTGACCAGCAGCATGGTGCGGCCTTCTTCGGCCAGTGCGCGGATCACATTAAGTACTTCCTGAACCATTTCCGGGTCAAGGGCCGATGTGGGCTCGTCGAACAGGATGACTTTAGGCTGCATCGCCAGGGTGCGCGCGATGGCGGCCCGTTGTTGCTGGCCACCGGACAATTGCGCGGGGTAGGCGTGGCGTTTGTCGCTGATGCCGACCTTGGCCAGCAGGGCTTCGGCCACTTCGATGGCTTCGGCCTTGCTCTGGCCGAGCACACGGCGCGGGGCCTCGATGATGTTGTCGAGGATGCTCATGTGCGGCCACAGGTTAAAGTTTTGAAACACAAAACCGATTTCGCTGCGCAGGCGGTTGATCTGCTTGCCGTCGGCGGCCATCAGCTCGCCGTTTTTCGCAGCCTTGAGCTTGAGCTCTTCGCCGGCGACCAGGATCTGGCCCTGGTGCGGGTTTTCCAGCAGGTTGATGCAGCGCAGGAATGTGGACTTGCCGGAACCGGAGGAACCCAGGATCGAGATCACATCGCCGTCGCGAGCGGTCAGCGAGATACCTTTGAGTACCTCCAGCTCACCATAGCGTTTATGCAAGTTGCGGATTTCAAGCGCGGGCGTGGCCTCGGCCATGTGCGGTCCTCATTGTGTTCGTTGCGTGCTTGCTGTTGGGCCGCCTTCCTGGCGAGGCGCCAAGCTAGCAT
Proteins encoded in this window:
- a CDS encoding ABC transporter substrate-binding protein encodes the protein MQNYKKFLLAAAVSMAFSATAMAETLKMGIEAAYPPFNNKDASGNVVGFDKDIGDALCAKMKVEKCEVYVSDWDGIIPALNAKKFDFLVSSLSITDERKQAVDFTDPYYSNKLQFIAPKATKDFKTDAGYLKGKIIGAQRATLAGTYLEDELPDTTAKLYDTQENAYLDLISGRLDGMLADKYVQYEWLKSKDGSAYEFKGDPVVESDKIGIAVRKGDPLRERLNKALAEIKADGTYKKINDKYFPFSIE
- a CDS encoding ABC transporter ATP-binding protein, producing MAEATPALEIRNLHKRYGELEVLKGISLTARDGDVISILGSSGSGKSTFLRCINLLENPHQGQILVAGEELKLKAAKNGELMAADGKQINRLRSEIGFVFQNFNLWPHMSILDNIIEAPRRVLGQSKAEAIEVAEALLAKVGISDKRHAYPAQLSGGQQQRAAIARTLAMQPKVILFDEPTSALDPEMVQEVLNVIRALAEEGRTMLLVTHEMGFARQVSSEVVFLHQGLVEEQGSPQQVFENPLSARCKQFMSSNR